One Fusarium musae strain F31 chromosome 6, whole genome shotgun sequence DNA segment encodes these proteins:
- a CDS encoding hypothetical protein (EggNog:ENOG41~MEROPS:MER0081262), with amino-acid sequence MVKVGVGKPEQDFLLLFDTGSASTWMIDSECATECLHSRKGRVGYNFTASSTGKYTGESASIDYLGGKVVGPTVEERFEADGLTWQSKFIAANESNWSALAAAGFMGMAFGSITDGGATPVFETLMAEKKMDEPRFGLYYSREDGDDTHGKAGKGVLTLGGSKEKEYIDGDLIEIPINTNLNDYDVWRSVLHSTTASRKGKNCSANKTKVDLDISVVFDTGASGITVPESKIEEIYESIGMNWTAILKGEHIPLCSEFTKDWSIAFEVGYYGDSKFLNITGDQLALPGFANRDDACWPPMDSGAEGFALIGSRFLRNFYTVWDYGVFPEEAGFIRPTLSFGYLKDGK; translated from the coding sequence ATGGTCAAGGTCGGCGTCGGCAAGCCTGAGCAGGacttcctccttctctttgacACTGGAAGTGCCTCAACTTGGATGATCGACAGCGAGTGCGCCACAGAGTGTCTTCATTCCAGAAAGGGCCGAGTCGGATATAACTTCACCGCATCTTCTACTGGCAAATACACAGGAGAGTCCGCTTCCATTGACTATCTCGGAGGAAAGGTCGTTGGTCCGACCGTGGAGGAGCGCTTTGAGGCAGATGGCTTAACTTGGCAATCCAAGTTTATTGCAGCCAACGAGAGCAACTGGTCTGCGCTGGCCGCTGCAGGCTTCATGGGAATGGCCTTTGGCAGCATCACTGATGGCGGCGCTACACCCGTTTTCGAGACTCTTAtggcggagaagaagatggacgaACCCCGATTCGGTCTTTACTATTCGAGAGAAGACGGCGATGATACCCACGGCAAGGCAGGAAAGGGTGTCCTCACCCTGGGAGGGTCCAAGGAGAAAGAGTACATCGATGGCGACTTGATCGAGATTCCTATTAACACCAACCTCAACGACTACGATGTCTGGCGATCCGTTCTCCACAGCACTACAGCCTCAAGAAAGGGAAAGAACTGCTCTGCgaacaagaccaaggttgACCTTGATATTTCTGTTGTATTTGATACTGGAGCTTCTGGTATCACTGTTCCCGAGtccaagatcgaggagatTTACGAATCCATCGGCATGAATTGGACGGCGATTCTCAAGGGCGAGCACATTCCCCTGTGTAGCGAGTTCACCAAGGACTGGTCTATTGCCTTCGAGGTTGGCTACTACGGAGACAGCAAGTTCCTCAACATCACTGGCGATCAACTGGCTCTTCCTGGCTTTGCCAACAGAGACGATGCTTGCTGGCCGCCAATGGATTCTGGCGCTGAGGGATTTGCCTTGATTGGCTCTCGTTTCCTGAGGAACTTCTACACCGTCTGGGACTACGGTGTTTTCCCCGAGGAGGCTGGTTTCATCCGTCCCACCCTATCTTTCGGCTACTTGAAGGACGGCAAATAG